The stretch of DNA CAACCTCGACAGCCTGATCACCGGCGACATGATGTATGCCCACGCCGGACAGAACAGCAGCGCCAACCCGGCCCTGGCCTCGTTGCGCGAACATACCCTGCAGATCGCCAGGGAACTGCAGATCAATCTGTTCACCAACCCCGGACTCGACCCGGCATACCCCGCGGGCACCGGTTGCTGCAGCGACGGCGAAGCCTTCGAAGGGCTGAACATCCCGATTCTCTATATCGAGGCCACCAACTGGGAAATCGGCGACCTGGACGGCTACACCCAGACCACCAACCCGGCCATCCCCGGCGGCTCCACCTGGCACGATCCCGCCGAGGACAATAAGGCGGTGCTGACCAACGCCTTCGGCCAGGAACGCATCGACCAGCGCCTGCGCGATTACTCGCGCCTGCTCAGCCGCCTGGTCCTGGAGCTGACCAACGCCGACCTGCTGGCCTCCACCGCCTCCGGCGGCGCTGTGGCGCGCAACCAGCAGGATCATCTGCAACGCCAGCATCAGGCCATGCTCCGGCTGCACGACCGGCGCTGGCTGACCTTGCAGGCGATGGGCCGGGAAGTCGGCAGTTTCGATGGCGAGATCGGCATCGACGGCGAATACAGCCCCGACAGCGGTTTCGACAGCGCGCCCAATCCCGAGGCGCGTCGGCTGGGGGTGCATGCCTTGGGCGACTACCAGCTCAATTCGAGCCTGAATGTCGGCGCCAGCCTCAGCTACCAGAACGGTCGCGACAAACTCGAGCACCGCGGCAAGCTCGACAGCGATACCTGGCAGGCGGCGGTCTACGCCTTGCTCAATGATGGCGGCCCGCAATGGCTGGCCGGCGACCTGAGCGTCGGTCGCACCCGCTTCGAATCCAAGCGCAACCTGGTGATCCAGGCCAACGGCGGCCCGGTGCTGTTGAACCAGAAACTGACGGGCGATACCGACGCCCTGACCCTGGGCGCCCGCGTGCTCGGCGGTTACGACCTGGACTTCGGCGCGATCAAGAGCGGCCCCTTCGCCGGCCTGGATTACACCCACTACCGCATCGACCGCTTCCACGAGAAGCAGGACCTGCGCACGGCGCTGAGTTATGAGGAGCAGTCATTCGATTCGCTGGAAGCCAGCCTCGGCTGGCGTGTTCGCGGCGCCGTGGCCCTGCCTTACGGCATGAGCCTGCTGCCCTATGGCGACCTGGCCTGGGTCAAGGAGTTGGCGGATGGCCGCCTGGACGACCTGGACCTGACCAGCCGCGCCGATGGTCAAGTGCGCGTGGCTCGCCTGGGCGGCGTGGACAAGAGCTTCGGCCGCGCCCAGCTCGGCAGCCAGCTGGCGATCACCCCGCAGCTGGGGCTGTACGCCGAGGTCAACGGCCGGATCGGCCACGCCGAAGGCAGCCAGACCGGCTACTCCCTCGGCGTGCAGTGGCAGTTTTGAACGCGCTTTGGTAGCCGCTGGCGAGCCTGCGAGGCCGCACACGAGGTGGGCGGCATTGCGCGACGCAGTCCTCGCTGATCCGGGGTAGGCGGACGGTCTGGGAGGCTGGGGTTGTCTGGTTTGCGGCCGCTGCGCGCCCGGGCGCAGCCTCGCGGGCTCGGCAGCGGCTACAGAGCTACAGGGTTACGGGGCGGGCTTCTTGAAGACGTAGAACAGGTTCGGCTCACTGACCAGGTACAGGGTACCGTCGTCGTCCATGGCAATGCCTTCGGCCTGCGGCACCGTGGCCTGCAAGCCTTGCCGGCCCTTGCGCAGCGACATGGTGCTCAGGGGCCGACCATCCACGTCCAGTTCCAGCACCAGCCACGACTCATCCGACAGCGCCAGCAGATGCCCGGTGCGCTCGTCGTATTGCAGGCTGGACAGGTCACGCACGAACAACCCGGCATCGCGCTTGGGGTTGTTGACCACATGCACCGCGTAGGACTTCTCCGGGTCGTAATGCGGGAACCCCTTGACCTCGTAGATCAGCATCGGGTCACGTTCCTTGGCGACGAACAGGCGCTTGCCCACCGAATCGTAGGCCAGGCCCTCGAAGCCCTTGTTGCCGCTCATGTGCACACCCAGGGTCATCTGCTCGGCGTCCGCCGCGTCGAGGAACACCGTGTCCTCCTCCAGATGGATCTTGATCAGCCGCTGCTGGCGCTCGTCGGTGATCACATAGGTGTCGGCGCTGATGAACTCGACCGCTTCCGGGTCGCCAAACCCGGTCAGGGCGATACGCCGCAGGATGCGCCCGTCGAGCGACAGCTCGATCAGCTCGGCATTCTTGTTGGTCACGGTGAACAGGCTTTTGCGCACCGGGTCGTAGGTCAGCGCCGAGACGTCATCCAGGCCTTCGATCTTTTGTGCTTCGAGAGTCACCCGATAGCCATCCAGGCCAATGGCATCGGTGTTGGCCGGCTGCGACATGACCCGCCAGTTGAACCACAGGCGCTCGAAGTAGCGGTGGTGCTGCCCGGCAATGCCCAGCAGCACCAGCACGATAAAACACAGGAGGAGGAACAGCGGTTTGGGATAGGCGAGTCGACGCATGCTGGCAAGCTCAAATACAAATCAGGCGGATGAAATATCACAGCCGGATGAATTTAAACTTAATCGCAGCGGGCGTATGCCTGATTATGGCCTTTTGCCGCCAGAAACCTCTGAATCAGTGCTTCTCAAAGCGATAGAACAGATTGGGTTCGCTGACCATGTACAGGTTGCCCTGCTCATCCATGGCCACGCCCTCGGCCCGCGGAATGGTGTCTTTGAGGCCATTGAAACCGCCCAGCAAGGTCATGAAGCTGACTTGCTCGCCGGTTTCGTCCAGCTCCAGCAACATGTGCGAATCGGCGGACAGCACCAGGGTATGACCGGTGCGAGGGTCGATGCTCAGGGCGGACAGGTTGCGCAGGTCCAGCTCATCGCTTTCCAGTTTCTGCTTGTCACCCTTGAGGGTCTGGCTGCCGTCGCTGTTCCAGGTAAACAGCGCCGGCGGACGCTCCTCGCCCAGCAGCAACTGCTGCTTGCGCGCATCCCAGGCCACGGCTTCGAATGCCTTGTTCTGGTCCTGCGAAGGCCCCAGGTCGTATTTCGGGAAATCGGAAATATTCAGCTCGCGGGTATTGGCATCCACCTTGACGATGGTCAGCAGGTGATCGCGCTCGTCGACAATCCCCAGCAGGCCGTTCCCCATGACCGTCACCCCTTCCGGGTTGCTCCAGCCCACCAGCGGCATCTTGCGCAGCACATCGCCCTGCAGGTTCAGCTCGACCAGGAATGGGTTCTTGCCCATCACCGCAAACAGGGTCTTGGTCTGCGGGTTGTAGGCCAGGTCGGAGGCCTCGTCCTTCTCCATGCCCGGCAGTACCTTGGCGTCGATGACCGCGCGGTAATCCGGCAGCCAGACACTTTCCTG from Pseudomonas chlororaphis subsp. chlororaphis encodes:
- a CDS encoding autotransporter domain-containing protein; translation: MLKPLTLAVSLASVLLSTQAFAYEYGEHAAATLDKLINDYPGRYRGTANFAGAADWMQSQMGSAYGISRQDFSWTAGGNSRSSQNVVAYAAGTKPQYVVVGAHFDTYFGRPTLQGLDDNGSGASVLTEIARNLGGLQLENGLQVVGFGAEEEGLRGSRAFVDSLSASQRANMLAMINLDSLITGDMMYAHAGQNSSANPALASLREHTLQIARELQINLFTNPGLDPAYPAGTGCCSDGEAFEGLNIPILYIEATNWEIGDLDGYTQTTNPAIPGGSTWHDPAEDNKAVLTNAFGQERIDQRLRDYSRLLSRLVLELTNADLLASTASGGAVARNQQDHLQRQHQAMLRLHDRRWLTLQAMGREVGSFDGEIGIDGEYSPDSGFDSAPNPEARRLGVHALGDYQLNSSLNVGASLSYQNGRDKLEHRGKLDSDTWQAAVYALLNDGGPQWLAGDLSVGRTRFESKRNLVIQANGGPVLLNQKLTGDTDALTLGARVLGGYDLDFGAIKSGPFAGLDYTHYRIDRFHEKQDLRTALSYEEQSFDSLEASLGWRVRGAVALPYGMSLLPYGDLAWVKELADGRLDDLDLTSRADGQVRVARLGGVDKSFGRAQLGSQLAITPQLGLYAEVNGRIGHAEGSQTGYSLGVQWQF
- a CDS encoding SdiA-regulated domain-containing protein, whose translation is MRRLAYPKPLFLLLCFIVLVLLGIAGQHHRYFERLWFNWRVMSQPANTDAIGLDGYRVTLEAQKIEGLDDVSALTYDPVRKSLFTVTNKNAELIELSLDGRILRRIALTGFGDPEAVEFISADTYVITDERQQRLIKIHLEEDTVFLDAADAEQMTLGVHMSGNKGFEGLAYDSVGKRLFVAKERDPMLIYEVKGFPHYDPEKSYAVHVVNNPKRDAGLFVRDLSSLQYDERTGHLLALSDESWLVLELDVDGRPLSTMSLRKGRQGLQATVPQAEGIAMDDDGTLYLVSEPNLFYVFKKPAP
- a CDS encoding SdiA-regulated domain-containing protein yields the protein MSVPHTPELQTVRRRGLFAMRWYSWLLLSGVVMYGVAIAMHWDDRGLLWVLERFETPAERQESVWLPDYRAVIDAKVLPGMEKDEASDLAYNPQTKTLFAVMGKNPFLVELNLQGDVLRKMPLVGWSNPEGVTVMGNGLLGIVDERDHLLTIVKVDANTRELNISDFPKYDLGPSQDQNKAFEAVAWDARKQQLLLGEERPPALFTWNSDGSQTLKGDKQKLESDELDLRNLSALSIDPRTGHTLVLSADSHMLLELDETGEQVSFMTLLGGFNGLKDTIPRAEGVAMDEQGNLYMVSEPNLFYRFEKH